A region from the Leptospirillum ferriphilum genome encodes:
- a CDS encoding YbcC family protein — translation MNNTAGHDNTTSLSRHIEAACQRIAPLWPLRNFVAVNPYFGLGDRPFWQAGQLLERMAGKGLTMPRAYYREQIGQGRIQKDDLEEALRALGSPWNLPAFEREMAQEKEAAPVRISLLSDVLGSIDRRDWSQFVVERMSQFCAAFFDEGQAMWPFPWKKSSFYTSWLEYAALDKSAWMMGLRGMTRKVRSLPRSPEGAIAWALDTLGIPPSLIVDYFHAALLSISGWAGWARYQRWQAELGKRQDGTIREILAVRVVWDALLYTLRSGPFLGHRWQEALSEMSAFPSPADPARDVDAVLQTALEIGYQKSLIRSLCSVSGPAATQEQSLVQAVFCIDVRSEIFRRALETVSPSIRTHGFAGFFGVLVEFQPFGADSAKGHLPILFNPSYRVEEVPSGVSKYEATRLASLRHHRIRSSNAWKGFKTSAASCFSFVESFGILSIGKLLGDSFGWSRTVKHPDRKGLKEHEYDRMTPSLGAERPGSGIPEADRPAVAEFALRNMGLTGNFARLVLLVGHGSTTVNNPQATALDCGACAGQTGEASARIAAFLLNDPVTRRGLAQKGIVIPEETWFVAGLHDTTTDMVALYDKDTLPPSHDGDIRHLEQWLEQAGRLTRMERSVFLGTGDLSSEDVFADVRRRTRDWSEVRPEWALAGNAAFIAAPRSRTASLNLGGRAFLHDYDWQRDKDFATLQLIMTAPMVVGNWINMQYYGSMVDNLHFGSGNKVLHNVVGGSIGVLEGNGGDLRTGLAIQSLHDGHRWIHEPLRLNVVIEAPQEAIDDVIARHTLVRDLIENEWLFFFRIGEDQSVYQRKTNRTWEKMCPDGK, via the coding sequence ATGAACAACACTGCCGGACACGACAACACCACCAGCCTGTCCAGACATATCGAAGCCGCCTGTCAGCGCATCGCACCCTTGTGGCCGCTCAGGAATTTTGTGGCCGTCAATCCCTATTTCGGCCTTGGGGACCGCCCCTTCTGGCAGGCCGGACAACTTCTGGAACGGATGGCCGGCAAAGGCCTCACCATGCCGCGCGCCTATTACCGGGAACAGATCGGGCAGGGACGGATCCAAAAAGACGATCTCGAAGAGGCCCTGCGCGCATTGGGAAGCCCCTGGAACCTGCCGGCGTTCGAGCGCGAAATGGCCCAGGAAAAAGAGGCGGCCCCCGTCCGGATCTCCCTGCTGAGCGATGTCCTCGGCAGCATCGACCGCCGGGACTGGTCGCAGTTTGTCGTCGAACGGATGAGCCAGTTCTGCGCCGCGTTTTTCGACGAAGGACAGGCCATGTGGCCGTTTCCCTGGAAAAAAAGCTCGTTCTACACCAGTTGGCTCGAGTATGCCGCTCTCGACAAAAGCGCCTGGATGATGGGTCTCCGGGGAATGACCCGAAAAGTCCGCTCCCTGCCCCGCTCCCCGGAGGGCGCGATCGCCTGGGCCCTCGACACTCTGGGAATTCCCCCTTCCCTGATCGTCGACTACTTTCACGCGGCTCTTTTGAGCATCAGCGGATGGGCGGGATGGGCACGCTATCAGCGCTGGCAGGCCGAACTCGGCAAGAGACAGGACGGCACGATCCGGGAGATTCTGGCCGTCCGCGTTGTCTGGGACGCCCTTTTGTACACGCTGCGCTCCGGCCCTTTTCTGGGACATCGATGGCAGGAGGCCCTGTCGGAAATGTCGGCGTTCCCGTCTCCCGCGGATCCGGCCCGGGATGTGGACGCTGTTCTCCAGACCGCCCTGGAAATCGGATACCAGAAGAGCCTGATCCGGTCCCTGTGTTCCGTCTCCGGTCCGGCCGCCACACAGGAGCAAAGTCTCGTCCAGGCCGTGTTCTGCATCGACGTCCGCTCAGAAATCTTCCGCCGGGCCCTGGAAACGGTGTCTCCTTCGATCCGGACACACGGATTTGCCGGCTTTTTCGGCGTCCTGGTGGAGTTCCAGCCGTTCGGAGCCGACAGCGCCAAGGGACATCTCCCGATCCTGTTCAATCCGTCCTACAGGGTGGAGGAGGTTCCGTCCGGCGTTTCCAAATACGAGGCCACTCGTCTGGCTTCGCTCCGCCATCATAGAATCCGCTCTTCCAATGCGTGGAAGGGGTTCAAGACGTCGGCGGCCTCCTGTTTTTCCTTCGTCGAATCGTTCGGGATCCTCTCGATCGGGAAACTGCTCGGGGACAGTTTCGGCTGGAGCCGGACCGTGAAGCATCCGGACCGGAAAGGCCTCAAGGAACACGAGTACGATCGCATGACGCCCTCGCTGGGCGCCGAACGCCCCGGAAGCGGCATCCCGGAAGCGGACCGTCCGGCCGTGGCCGAATTCGCGCTCCGGAACATGGGGCTGACGGGAAACTTTGCCCGTCTTGTCCTGCTGGTCGGGCACGGAAGCACCACGGTCAACAATCCCCAGGCCACCGCCCTCGACTGCGGCGCCTGCGCGGGACAGACCGGCGAGGCGAGCGCCCGCATTGCGGCCTTCCTCCTGAACGATCCGGTCACCCGTCGGGGACTCGCACAAAAAGGGATCGTGATCCCGGAAGAGACCTGGTTTGTGGCTGGTCTCCACGATACAACCACGGACATGGTCGCCTTGTACGACAAGGACACCCTCCCCCCCTCCCATGACGGGGACATCCGTCATCTGGAGCAGTGGCTGGAGCAGGCGGGACGGCTGACCCGGATGGAACGGTCCGTCTTTCTGGGAACGGGAGATCTTTCCTCGGAGGACGTGTTCGCCGATGTGCGCCGACGCACGCGGGACTGGTCGGAAGTCCGGCCGGAATGGGCCCTTGCGGGGAACGCCGCCTTCATCGCGGCGCCGCGATCCCGCACGGCCAGCCTGAATCTGGGGGGACGGGCCTTTCTCCACGATTACGACTGGCAACGGGACAAGGATTTTGCCACGCTTCAGCTGATCATGACGGCCCCGATGGTCGTCGGAAACTGGATCAACATGCAGTATTACGGCTCCATGGTCGACAACCTCCATTTCGGGAGCGGAAACAAGGTCCTCCACAATGTCGTCGGCGGTTCCATCGGGGTTCTCGAGGGCAACGGAGGCGACCTGCGCACGGGTCTCGCCATCCAGTCCCTCCACGACGGACACCGCTGGATTCACGAACCGCTGCGCCTGAACGTCGTGATCGAAGCCCCCCAGGAGGCCATCGACGACGTGATCGCGCGCCACACCCTGGTGCGGGACCTCATCGAAAACGAATGGCTCTTTTTCTTCCGGATCGGAGAAGACCAGAGCGTCTATCAGCGCAAAACGAACAGGACATGGGAAAAAATGTGCCCGGACGGAAAGTAA
- a CDS encoding DUF6671 family protein translates to MMTRLTAPETLYKGKQVAFLTRHGKEAVIAPVLEPGLSCVIRHVDSYDTDRLGTFTREIPRDGSQIEAARKKARIGMELAGVSLGLASEGAFGPDPVMGAIPWNLECLVWIDDDLGIEVTGLAQGEARSGHLLAKDWEEVTMFARQIGFPEHGISLRPDSESEPGIQKGITDWKDLAEKFFQALTLSASGRVFLEADLRAHINLTRRETIRRAARDLLSRLRSLCPVCGLPGFSVVERIEGLPCADCEGPTHEIRADIHACRKCAHRAVIEKTGTGKGNPLFCDFCNP, encoded by the coding sequence ATGATGACCAGATTGACTGCTCCGGAAACTCTCTACAAGGGAAAACAGGTGGCCTTCCTGACGCGCCATGGAAAAGAGGCGGTGATCGCTCCGGTTCTCGAACCCGGGCTTTCGTGCGTGATCCGGCATGTCGACAGTTATGACACCGACCGGCTGGGCACCTTTACCCGGGAGATCCCCCGGGACGGAAGCCAGATCGAAGCCGCAAGAAAAAAAGCGCGGATCGGCATGGAGCTGGCCGGGGTCTCTCTGGGGCTGGCGAGCGAGGGAGCCTTTGGTCCCGATCCGGTCATGGGAGCCATCCCCTGGAACCTGGAGTGTCTGGTCTGGATCGACGACGACCTGGGCATCGAAGTGACCGGACTTGCCCAGGGTGAGGCGCGTTCCGGACATCTCCTGGCGAAAGACTGGGAGGAGGTCACGATGTTCGCCCGCCAGATCGGCTTTCCGGAACACGGCATTTCCCTGCGTCCGGACAGCGAGTCTGAGCCGGGGATCCAAAAAGGGATCACCGACTGGAAGGACCTCGCGGAAAAGTTTTTTCAGGCCCTTACCCTTTCGGCCAGCGGTCGCGTTTTCCTTGAGGCCGATCTCCGGGCACACATCAATCTGACACGGCGCGAAACTATCCGCCGGGCAGCCCGGGATCTCCTGTCCAGGCTGCGCTCGTTGTGTCCCGTCTGCGGATTGCCCGGCTTTTCCGTGGTCGAACGGATCGAAGGGTTGCCCTGCGCCGACTGCGAAGGCCCCACGCACGAAATACGCGCCGATATTCACGCCTGCCGAAAGTGCGCCCATCGCGCGGTGATCGAGAAAACGGGAACCGGAAAAGGCAACCCCCTCTTTTGCGATTTCTGCAATCCATGA
- the ilvD gene encoding dihydroxy-acid dehydratase, whose protein sequence is MKDNRRSRVTTEGVERSPNRALLRATGFRDDDFGKPIVGVANAHSSITPCNMGIGKLASRAEEALRKAGSMPQTFGTITVSDGISMGTEGMKYSLVSREVIADSIETVVNAQSMDGLLAFGGCDKNMPGALIAMGRLDIPSVFVYGGTIRPGHHNGQDLTVVSAFEAVGEYLANRIDREELLAIERHACPGAGSCGGMFTANTMAALIETMGMSLPYSSTMAAEDAEKSENAEKSAKILVNAIRNQIRPRQILTRHAFENAIAVTMAIGGTTNAVLHLLAIARAVEVPLSIDDFAAIRERVPVLCDLKPWGRYVATDLHRAGGIPQVMKILLSNGLLHGEALSVTGRTIGELLENIPEDPPKEDQDVIRPFRAPVLERGHIAILRGNLAPDGSVAKVTASRPVAFTGPARVFDSEEDGMKAILAREIRPGDVVVIRYEGPVGGPGMREMLAPTAALVGEGLGESVALVTDGRFSGGTRGMVVGHVAPEAAVGGPIALVADGDPVTVDPGRSCLRLDVPEEEFLRRQAAWRPRPPRTLRGVLAKYARQVSSASKGAVTD, encoded by the coding sequence ATGAAAGACAACCGGAGAAGTCGTGTCACGACCGAAGGCGTGGAGCGCTCTCCCAACCGGGCCCTGCTTCGGGCCACGGGGTTCCGGGACGACGATTTTGGCAAGCCGATTGTCGGGGTGGCGAACGCCCACAGTTCCATCACCCCCTGCAATATGGGGATCGGGAAACTCGCTTCGCGGGCGGAAGAAGCTCTCCGCAAGGCCGGCTCCATGCCCCAGACCTTCGGGACCATCACGGTGTCGGACGGAATCTCGATGGGCACCGAAGGCATGAAATATTCCCTCGTCTCGAGGGAAGTGATTGCCGATTCGATCGAAACGGTCGTGAACGCGCAGAGCATGGACGGCCTTCTGGCGTTCGGGGGATGCGACAAAAACATGCCGGGGGCACTGATCGCGATGGGCCGTCTCGACATTCCCTCCGTCTTCGTCTACGGAGGGACGATTCGTCCGGGACACCACAACGGACAGGACCTGACCGTCGTCAGCGCCTTCGAGGCCGTCGGGGAATATCTCGCGAACCGGATCGACCGGGAAGAACTTCTGGCAATCGAACGCCACGCCTGTCCCGGAGCCGGATCCTGCGGCGGGATGTTTACCGCCAACACCATGGCAGCCCTGATCGAAACCATGGGCATGAGCCTCCCCTATTCCTCCACGATGGCCGCCGAAGACGCGGAAAAATCGGAAAACGCGGAAAAGTCCGCGAAGATCCTGGTCAACGCCATCCGGAACCAGATCCGTCCCCGCCAGATTCTGACGCGGCATGCCTTCGAAAATGCGATCGCGGTCACGATGGCCATCGGAGGGACGACCAACGCCGTTCTGCATCTCCTTGCCATCGCCCGGGCGGTCGAGGTTCCGCTTTCGATCGACGACTTTGCCGCAATCCGGGAACGGGTCCCTGTTCTGTGCGATCTCAAGCCATGGGGGCGGTATGTGGCAACCGACCTTCACCGGGCGGGAGGGATTCCCCAGGTCATGAAAATCCTGTTGTCGAACGGACTGTTGCATGGGGAAGCCCTTTCCGTCACCGGCCGGACCATCGGGGAACTGCTGGAAAACATCCCGGAAGACCCCCCGAAAGAAGATCAGGATGTGATTCGTCCGTTTCGCGCGCCGGTCCTCGAACGGGGGCATATCGCCATCCTCCGGGGAAACCTCGCCCCCGACGGATCGGTGGCCAAAGTGACGGCCTCCCGTCCTGTGGCATTCACGGGACCGGCCCGTGTCTTCGATTCGGAAGAAGACGGCATGAAGGCCATTCTGGCAAGAGAGATCCGTCCGGGAGATGTCGTAGTCATCCGTTACGAGGGTCCCGTGGGAGGACCGGGCATGCGGGAAATGCTCGCACCGACAGCCGCCCTTGTCGGGGAAGGCCTGGGGGAGAGCGTGGCGCTGGTCACGGATGGACGGTTCTCCGGAGGAACCCGGGGGATGGTCGTGGGTCATGTTGCACCCGAAGCGGCCGTGGGAGGACCGATCGCCCTGGTTGCCGACGGCGATCCGGTCACGGTCGACCCCGGACGGAGCTGTCTCCGGCTCGATGTGCCGGAGGAGGAATTTCTCCGCCGGCAGGCCGCATGGCGTCCCCGTCCGCCCCGCACCCTCCGGGGGGTTCTGGCGAAGTACGCCCGGCAGGTCTCTTCGGCCAGCAAAGGCGCCGTCACCGACTGA
- a CDS encoding L-threonylcarbamoyladenylate synthase codes for MNVAHIRQAVEHLKQGRTVVIPTETVYGLGADASNPEAVRRIFAIKGRPPGHPLIVHIEKIDCLESWAKTIPPVAVRLAERFWPGPLTLVLPRRREVLPEVTGGQETVALRVPSHPVITALLRAFGGGIAAPSANRFGRLSPTSARDVYEEFKDAAGMILEGGPCSFGLESTILGFQDGHPVLLRPGALSTGTLEEFLGVRILRSAAGADSPRVPGSSLSHYQPDTPLELLPGEDLVRRSLSLSAQGRKVGILYRRAEEERFHGDGLTPVPMPREAEAYGQALYAVLHFFDRAGVDRILVEFPPQTGEWEAVNDRLGRAALRQAGQETPDPSDGVNQRP; via the coding sequence ATGAACGTCGCACACATCCGGCAAGCGGTCGAACATCTGAAACAGGGGAGGACGGTGGTCATTCCGACCGAAACGGTCTACGGTCTGGGGGCAGACGCATCAAACCCGGAAGCCGTCCGGCGCATCTTTGCGATCAAGGGCCGCCCCCCCGGTCATCCCCTCATCGTCCATATCGAAAAGATCGATTGCCTGGAGTCCTGGGCGAAAACGATCCCTCCGGTCGCCGTCCGTCTGGCGGAACGCTTCTGGCCGGGTCCGCTGACGCTTGTCCTTCCCCGCCGGCGGGAGGTTTTGCCGGAGGTCACCGGCGGACAGGAGACCGTTGCGCTCCGAGTCCCGTCCCATCCGGTCATCACCGCCCTCCTGAGGGCATTCGGAGGGGGGATTGCCGCACCTTCGGCCAATCGGTTCGGGCGCCTTTCTCCGACATCCGCCCGCGACGTTTATGAGGAATTCAAAGACGCGGCGGGAATGATCCTCGAGGGAGGCCCCTGTTCGTTCGGTCTCGAATCCACCATTCTCGGATTTCAGGATGGCCATCCTGTTCTCCTGCGTCCCGGAGCCCTCTCCACCGGCACACTCGAGGAGTTCCTGGGGGTCCGGATCCTCCGGTCCGCCGCCGGTGCGGACAGCCCCCGCGTTCCCGGATCGTCCCTTTCCCATTACCAGCCGGACACACCTCTCGAACTGCTCCCGGGAGAAGACCTTGTCCGGCGGAGCCTCTCCCTCTCCGCCCAGGGGCGAAAAGTCGGGATCCTGTACCGGAGGGCAGAGGAGGAGCGCTTCCATGGGGATGGCCTCACTCCTGTCCCCATGCCCCGGGAGGCAGAAGCCTATGGACAGGCTCTCTACGCCGTTTTGCACTTTTTCGATCGGGCGGGCGTCGACCGGATTCTGGTGGAGTTTCCCCCGCAGACAGGAGAATGGGAAGCGGTCAACGACCGTCTGGGGCGAGCCGCCCTCCGTCAGGCGGGGCAGGAAACCCCGGACCCTTCTGACGGGGTTAACCAACGCCCATAA
- the ilvD gene encoding dihydroxy-acid dehydratase, whose amino-acid sequence MRSDIMKKGVDRAPNRSLLKACGLTDADMGKPFIAVANSYVGIVPGHVHLNRLGEIAREEIRAAGAVPFEFNTIGVDDGIAMGHGGMRYSLASRELIADSLETMVMAHPFDGMLCLTNCDKITPGMMMGALRVNIPTVMVSGGPMEAGTLASGKKVDLVSVFEGVGALKAGRISEAELKEIEDESCPTCGSCSGMFTANSMNCLAEVLGIALPGNGTILATDPERENLVRRAARRAVELAREGRNIREFVNARALTNAMILDIAMGGSTNTLLHALAVAHEAEIPFSLSRINELADRVPYICKVSPAGSYHIQDVARAGGVMAIMKELSTIPGLLDPDVMSVSGKTLGEMITDAEVRDRDVIRTVEKAYSARGGLAILYGSLAPEGSVVKVGAVDPSMRVFEGPAVIFESQESACDGILNGRVKAGDVVVIRYEGPSGGPGMQEMLAPTGSLMGIGLGDKVALVTDGRFSGGTRGACVGHISPEASAGGPIGLVVEGDRIHIDLDRRTIDLLVPEEELEKRRKSFKPLPPKVTRGYLARYASLVESGSRGAVLRVPGRPVS is encoded by the coding sequence ATGCGCAGCGATATTATGAAAAAGGGAGTCGACAGGGCTCCGAACCGAAGTCTCCTGAAGGCCTGCGGGTTGACCGACGCGGACATGGGAAAACCCTTTATCGCCGTGGCGAATTCCTATGTGGGGATCGTGCCGGGGCATGTTCACCTGAACCGGCTTGGAGAGATCGCCCGGGAGGAAATCCGGGCCGCCGGAGCTGTCCCCTTCGAGTTCAACACGATCGGCGTCGACGACGGCATCGCCATGGGCCACGGCGGCATGCGCTACTCCCTGGCCAGCCGGGAACTGATCGCCGACTCCCTCGAAACTATGGTCATGGCCCATCCTTTCGACGGGATGCTCTGTCTCACCAACTGCGACAAGATCACGCCGGGAATGATGATGGGGGCACTCCGGGTCAACATCCCCACCGTCATGGTCTCGGGCGGGCCGATGGAAGCCGGAACGCTTGCTTCCGGCAAAAAAGTGGACCTGGTGTCGGTCTTCGAAGGCGTCGGAGCCCTGAAGGCAGGCAGGATCTCGGAAGCCGAACTCAAGGAGATCGAGGACGAGAGCTGCCCCACCTGCGGATCCTGTTCGGGGATGTTCACGGCCAACTCGATGAACTGCCTGGCCGAAGTTCTGGGCATTGCCCTGCCCGGAAACGGCACGATCCTGGCGACCGACCCCGAGCGGGAAAATCTGGTCCGCAGAGCGGCGAGGCGGGCGGTGGAACTCGCCCGGGAAGGGCGGAACATCCGCGAATTCGTGAATGCCCGGGCCCTCACAAACGCCATGATTCTGGACATCGCCATGGGAGGATCCACCAACACGCTCCTCCATGCGCTGGCGGTGGCCCATGAAGCCGAAATCCCCTTTTCCCTCTCCCGCATCAACGAGCTCGCTGACCGCGTGCCCTATATCTGCAAGGTCTCTCCCGCCGGTTCCTACCATATCCAGGATGTGGCCCGGGCGGGCGGGGTCATGGCGATCATGAAGGAGCTGTCAACGATTCCGGGACTGCTGGATCCGGATGTGATGTCGGTGTCGGGCAAAACGCTCGGGGAGATGATCACGGACGCCGAAGTCCGGGACCGGGATGTCATCCGGACGGTCGAGAAGGCTTACAGCGCCAGGGGAGGCCTGGCCATTTTGTATGGCAGCCTGGCTCCGGAAGGCAGCGTGGTCAAGGTGGGGGCGGTCGACCCGTCCATGCGGGTCTTCGAAGGTCCGGCGGTGATCTTCGAATCCCAGGAGTCGGCCTGCGACGGGATCCTGAACGGACGGGTCAAGGCCGGAGACGTGGTGGTCATCCGTTACGAAGGACCCAGCGGAGGTCCGGGCATGCAGGAGATGCTGGCCCCGACCGGCAGCCTGATGGGGATTGGGCTGGGAGACAAGGTCGCCCTCGTGACCGACGGCCGGTTTTCCGGCGGCACGCGGGGAGCCTGCGTGGGGCATATTTCGCCGGAGGCGTCGGCCGGCGGACCGATCGGGCTCGTAGTCGAGGGAGACCGGATCCATATCGACCTGGACCGGAGGACGATCGATCTGCTTGTTCCGGAGGAAGAGCTGGAAAAACGGCGAAAAAGCTTCAAGCCCCTTCCTCCGAAGGTGACCCGCGGATATCTCGCCCGCTATGCGTCCCTCGTGGAAAGCGGAAGCCGGGGAGCCGTCCTCCGGGTCCCCGGACGGCCCGTGTCCTGA
- a CDS encoding proton-conducting transporter membrane subunit codes for MMTDKLGYLVSALMLVTPWPLLATGLVLGFGANRYPRLYRKVVSASALFALLAAIGSAFAYAAGWRHPATYFSLDLPHGLGVFEINTDVDPLTITMLLLVAFVGVIVTRFASTYMDGDPREGEFHRWLALTLGSFFTLIVVGNLWAFLASWIATSLFLHELLAFYRDRPVAILAARKKYLLHRLADVSLLSAIVLIVRDLHTSDFSGIGPSLFAYHGALPGGLFVAGGLIVFAAILKSAQFPFHGWLIQVMEAPTPVSALLHAGIIYTGAFLVLRTSPLLSFENGARDALVFVGLLSIGLTSLMMITETNIKESLAYSTCAQMGFMLMECGLGLYTVAVMHILSHSVYKAHAFLSSGSVVDHFRAPSLPSASILPSLLRALFGLGVGTGMTFAIGSAFGVAFGQEPALIVLGIILSVAISRLMLPALDMQHAGTARLFLETGVMSAGVCTAYFGLHRLFDAFLGALLPTVPFPQTLFQVFLLAAVALTFFALLLIQQLLPRILERPVWRAVYVHLSNGLYIDILIERLVGPGGPSPKQPLQETPLSKTRQSEVLS; via the coding sequence ATGATGACCGACAAACTTGGATATCTCGTTTCAGCGCTCATGCTCGTGACCCCGTGGCCTCTCCTGGCAACGGGCCTCGTTCTCGGGTTCGGAGCCAACCGCTATCCCCGACTCTACCGGAAAGTCGTTTCGGCCTCCGCGCTTTTCGCCCTGCTCGCCGCGATCGGCTCGGCCTTTGCCTACGCGGCGGGCTGGCGGCATCCGGCCACGTATTTTTCTCTCGATCTCCCCCACGGTCTCGGCGTCTTCGAGATCAATACCGACGTGGATCCCCTGACGATTACCATGCTTCTTCTGGTGGCGTTCGTCGGGGTCATTGTCACGCGATTCGCCTCCACCTATATGGACGGCGATCCGCGGGAAGGGGAGTTCCACCGGTGGCTGGCCCTGACGCTGGGCTCGTTCTTCACCCTGATCGTGGTCGGCAATCTCTGGGCGTTTCTTGCCTCCTGGATCGCCACGAGCCTTTTTCTCCATGAACTTCTGGCGTTCTACCGGGACCGTCCGGTGGCGATTCTGGCCGCCCGGAAGAAATACCTGCTGCACCGTCTGGCGGACGTAAGTCTCCTGTCGGCGATCGTCCTGATCGTCCGGGATCTCCACACCTCGGACTTCTCCGGAATCGGCCCGTCTCTTTTCGCCTATCACGGCGCCTTGCCAGGGGGTCTTTTTGTTGCCGGAGGACTGATTGTCTTCGCGGCGATCTTGAAAAGCGCCCAGTTTCCCTTCCACGGCTGGCTCATCCAGGTCATGGAAGCCCCCACCCCGGTCTCCGCCCTCCTGCACGCGGGGATCATCTACACGGGAGCCTTTCTGGTACTGCGCACCAGCCCTCTTTTGAGTTTCGAGAACGGGGCCCGGGATGCCCTGGTCTTCGTGGGACTCCTGTCCATCGGCCTGACGTCCCTCATGATGATCACGGAGACGAACATCAAGGAATCACTTGCCTACTCCACCTGCGCCCAGATGGGGTTCATGCTGATGGAATGCGGTCTGGGCCTCTACACGGTGGCGGTCATGCACATCCTCTCCCACTCTGTCTACAAGGCCCACGCGTTTCTGTCGTCCGGCAGCGTCGTCGACCATTTCCGGGCGCCTTCGCTTCCGTCGGCCTCCATACTGCCTTCCCTCCTGCGGGCCCTGTTCGGACTGGGCGTCGGCACGGGGATGACGTTCGCCATCGGAAGCGCCTTCGGCGTGGCCTTTGGCCAGGAACCGGCCCTGATCGTCCTGGGCATCATCCTGTCGGTCGCCATCTCCCGCCTGATGCTTCCGGCCCTGGACATGCAGCATGCCGGAACCGCCCGTCTCTTCCTTGAAACCGGGGTGATGAGCGCGGGGGTCTGCACGGCCTATTTCGGGCTTCACCGGCTGTTCGACGCCTTTCTGGGCGCCCTGCTTCCCACCGTCCCCTTTCCGCAAACGCTTTTCCAGGTCTTTCTTCTGGCGGCGGTCGCCCTGACCTTCTTCGCTCTCCTCCTGATCCAGCAACTGCTCCCCCGGATTCTGGAGAGACCCGTCTGGAGGGCCGTCTATGTCCATCTTTCCAACGGGCTCTATATCGATATCCTGATCGAACGGCTGGTGGGACCGGGAGGCCCCTCCCCGAAGCAGCCCCTCCAGGAAACCCCTCTTTCGAAAACCCGACAAAGCGAGGTGCTCTCATGA